A genomic segment from Luteolibacter ambystomatis encodes:
- a CDS encoding aconitate hydratase: MDTLRTFTTGSGAEGKFYSLPALAEQGFPKLSRLPVSIRIVLESVLRCVDGRKVSVEDVQNLANYNAKAPGEYEIPFTVARIVLQDFTGVPLLVDVAAMRDAAVARGAAPEKIEPLVPVDLVVDHSVQVDFAGSQASLDRNMAIEFIRNRERYEFLKWGQQAFETFSVVPPGIGIVHQVNLEFLAKGVLEKNGVWYPDTLVGTDSHTTMINGLGVVGWGVGGIEAEAGMLGQPVTFLVPEVVGVYLTGELKEGVTATDLTLRITEMLRKHGVVGKFVEFFGPGAEALSLPDRGTIANMAPEYGATMGFFPVDGETISYLRGTGRSEELCQTVEAYYKAQGLFGIPQKGECDYTDLLELDLASIVPAVAGPKRPQDRIDVPALRDKFNTLFTKTSGEGGFGLTAEQRDRRVKLSMREKAGVSVDSLLSTDSNHEKFEGGARNEVEMVANRPTPDVVDEDVFAGGPRNLELAHGSILIAAITSCTNTSNPSVMIAAGLVAKKANALGLTVAPFVKTSLAPGSRVVTEYFEATGLQKELDQLGFQTVGYGCTTCIGNSGPLHPAIEGAIKEGDLVCASVLSGNRNFEARVHGSIKANFLMSPPLVVAYALAGRVDLDLTTEPLGNDKSGNPVFLKDLWPTHAEVKEQLAAALKPAVYQNLYGDLDSANPKWAEISGTTGATYTWDQASTYIQSPPFFDGGATKTGDILAARPLGIFGDSVTTDHISPAGSIKPTSPAGKFLLENGVPKAEFNSYGARRGNDRVMTRGTFANVRIKNQMIPGVEGGYTLYFGSRPVSEPDTSISLPAGKPTFIYDASMAYQEDGTNLIVIGGEDYGMGSSRDWAAKGSRLLGVKAVITKSFERIHRSNLIGMGVLPLNFVDKADYDRVKDLQDVTFDITGLSGELKPMQTATLVVRPAGGASFEIPLKVRIDTPAEVDYYLAGGILPYVLDQILEA, from the coding sequence ATGGACACTCTCCGCACCTTCACGACCGGCTCCGGAGCCGAAGGCAAGTTCTACTCCCTGCCCGCACTCGCCGAACAGGGCTTCCCGAAGCTTTCCCGCCTCCCCGTTTCGATCCGGATCGTGCTCGAGTCCGTCCTCCGCTGCGTGGATGGCCGCAAGGTGAGCGTCGAGGACGTCCAGAACCTCGCCAACTACAACGCGAAGGCCCCCGGCGAATACGAAATCCCCTTCACCGTCGCCCGCATCGTGCTCCAGGACTTCACTGGTGTGCCGCTCCTCGTGGACGTGGCCGCCATGCGTGACGCCGCCGTGGCCCGTGGCGCCGCTCCGGAGAAGATCGAGCCGCTGGTGCCCGTCGACCTCGTCGTCGACCACTCCGTGCAGGTGGACTTCGCCGGTTCCCAGGCCTCGCTCGACCGCAACATGGCGATCGAGTTCATCCGCAACCGCGAGCGCTACGAGTTCCTGAAGTGGGGCCAACAGGCTTTCGAAACCTTCTCCGTGGTGCCTCCGGGTATCGGCATCGTGCACCAGGTGAACCTCGAGTTCCTCGCCAAGGGCGTGCTTGAGAAAAACGGCGTCTGGTATCCGGACACCCTCGTCGGCACCGACTCCCACACCACCATGATCAACGGCCTCGGCGTCGTCGGTTGGGGCGTGGGCGGCATCGAGGCGGAAGCCGGCATGCTCGGCCAGCCGGTGACCTTCCTGGTTCCGGAAGTCGTCGGCGTTTACCTCACAGGTGAACTAAAGGAAGGCGTGACCGCCACCGACCTCACGCTCCGCATCACGGAAATGCTCCGCAAGCACGGCGTGGTCGGCAAGTTCGTCGAGTTCTTCGGCCCGGGTGCCGAGGCCCTCTCCCTGCCGGACCGCGGCACCATCGCCAACATGGCCCCGGAGTACGGCGCGACCATGGGCTTCTTCCCCGTCGATGGCGAAACCATCAGCTACCTCCGCGGCACCGGCCGCAGCGAGGAACTCTGCCAGACCGTGGAGGCCTACTACAAGGCGCAGGGCCTGTTCGGCATCCCGCAGAAGGGCGAGTGCGATTACACCGACCTCCTTGAGCTCGATCTCGCCTCCATCGTCCCGGCTGTGGCCGGTCCGAAGCGCCCGCAGGACCGCATCGATGTTCCGGCGCTGCGCGACAAGTTCAACACCCTCTTCACCAAGACTTCGGGCGAAGGCGGCTTCGGCCTCACCGCCGAGCAGCGCGACCGCCGTGTGAAGCTCTCCATGCGTGAAAAGGCCGGCGTGTCCGTGGACTCGCTGCTTTCCACCGATAGCAACCACGAGAAGTTCGAAGGCGGTGCCCGCAATGAAGTGGAGATGGTCGCCAACCGTCCGACTCCGGACGTCGTAGACGAGGACGTCTTCGCCGGTGGCCCGCGCAATCTGGAACTTGCCCACGGCTCGATCCTCATCGCCGCCATCACCTCCTGCACCAACACCAGCAACCCGAGCGTGATGATCGCCGCAGGTCTGGTGGCGAAGAAAGCGAACGCGCTCGGCCTGACCGTCGCCCCCTTCGTGAAGACCTCGCTGGCCCCGGGCTCGCGCGTGGTGACCGAATACTTCGAAGCCACCGGCCTGCAGAAGGAACTCGACCAGCTCGGCTTCCAGACCGTCGGCTACGGCTGCACCACCTGCATCGGCAACTCCGGCCCGCTGCACCCGGCCATCGAGGGCGCGATCAAGGAAGGCGATCTCGTCTGCGCCTCCGTGCTCTCCGGCAACCGCAACTTCGAAGCGCGCGTCCATGGATCCATCAAGGCGAACTTCCTGATGAGCCCGCCGCTCGTCGTCGCCTACGCCCTTGCCGGCCGTGTCGACCTCGATCTCACCACCGAGCCTCTTGGCAATGACAAGTCCGGCAATCCGGTCTTCCTCAAGGATCTGTGGCCGACCCACGCCGAGGTAAAGGAACAGCTCGCCGCCGCCCTCAAGCCCGCCGTCTATCAGAACCTCTACGGCGACCTCGACTCCGCCAACCCGAAGTGGGCGGAAATCTCCGGCACCACCGGCGCGACCTACACCTGGGACCAGGCCTCCACCTACATCCAGTCCCCGCCGTTCTTCGACGGAGGCGCGACCAAGACCGGCGATATCCTCGCCGCCCGTCCGCTGGGCATCTTCGGCGATTCCGTCACCACCGACCACATCTCGCCCGCGGGCTCGATCAAGCCGACCTCACCGGCCGGCAAGTTCCTGCTTGAGAACGGAGTGCCGAAGGCCGAGTTCAACTCCTACGGCGCGCGCCGTGGCAATGACCGCGTGATGACCCGCGGCACCTTCGCCAACGTCCGCATCAAGAACCAGATGATCCCCGGCGTGGAAGGTGGCTACACCCTCTACTTCGGCAGCCGCCCGGTTTCCGAGCCGGACACCAGCATCTCCCTGCCCGCAGGCAAGCCGACCTTCATCTACGATGCCTCCATGGCCTATCAGGAAGACGGCACCAACCTCATCGTCATCGGCGGCGAGGACTACGGCATGGGTAGTAGCCGCGACTGGGCCGCCAAGGGCTCCCGCCTGCTCGGCGTGAAGGCGGTGATCACCAAGTCCTTCGAGCGCATCCACCGTTCCAACCTGATCGGCATGGGCGTACTGCCACTGAACTTCGTCGACAAAGCCGACTACGACCGCGTGAAGGACCTGCAGGACGTCACCTTCGACATCACCGGCCTGTCCGGCGAGCTGAAGCCGATGCAGACCGCCACCCTCGTCGTGCGCCCGGCTGGCGGTGCCTCCTTCGAGATCCCGCTCAAGGTCCGCATCGATACCCCGGCCGAGGTCGACTACTACCTCGCCGGCGGCATCCTGCCCTACGTGCTCGACCAGATCCTGGAAGCCTGA
- a CDS encoding LysE family translocator, with product MDAAIPELLAFAGIMALGQFSPGPDMLLLTRTALAEGGRAGVATALGIATGLSVYGGLSVGGMAVVLDKAPALRQAMMWVAAAYLLWLGYKLLRECFIVFYSGAKAGEALALKGSPYVRGLLCNLLNPKVMVFLAAVVAPFLRGEHPEWWPKALWGVIAIQGGTLWALWALLLQWRPLREGYKKAQPVIDGLFGLGLVALAVKLVWP from the coding sequence ATGGATGCCGCCATTCCCGAATTGCTCGCCTTCGCCGGGATCATGGCGCTCGGCCAGTTCAGCCCCGGGCCGGACATGCTGTTGCTGACCCGGACGGCCCTCGCGGAGGGCGGCCGGGCTGGTGTGGCGACGGCCTTGGGAATCGCGACCGGGCTTTCCGTTTACGGGGGGCTCTCGGTGGGAGGGATGGCCGTGGTTCTGGACAAGGCTCCGGCGCTCCGGCAGGCGATGATGTGGGTGGCCGCGGCGTATTTGCTGTGGCTGGGCTACAAGCTGCTGCGGGAATGCTTCATCGTTTTCTATTCCGGGGCCAAAGCGGGCGAAGCGCTTGCGCTCAAGGGCAGTCCTTACGTCAGGGGGCTGTTATGCAATTTGCTGAATCCAAAGGTGATGGTGTTTCTCGCGGCGGTGGTCGCGCCGTTCCTGCGGGGTGAGCACCCGGAGTGGTGGCCCAAGGCACTATGGGGAGTCATCGCCATCCAAGGCGGGACGCTGTGGGCGCTATGGGCGCTGCTGCTCCAGTGGCGGCCATTGCGGGAAGGATATAAAAAGGCCCAGCCGGTGATCGATGGGTTGTTTGGCTTGGGTTTGGTTGCGCTGGCGGTGAAGCTGGTGTGGCCATAA
- a CDS encoding vWA domain-containing protein: MSFLQQSLLWFTLAAAIPVIIHLLNKRRHKTIRWAAMQFLLKATKESRGKKKLRHILILTCRALGLAMLAIAAARPVMSGLLGWNAGRVDNVILILDRSASMELRPGDGFDSRRAQVLEKVRNTFKDLGGARLVLIDSASGQPQEVPSPDVLPDLTAAGPSDTAADLPALATRAAEFLTEIQGRSEVWIATDLQASNWKAADERWAAVRASLSSLPSKPSIRVLGLTGPTAANTSLRLASARRIADQLVLDLEVTRAEDARGSVNLPLTVNLNGARTTETLTLTGQALKFQKRITLPSGSTTGHGWLSIPADGNPRDNAAFFAYGPDRPAKSIVVAGTTETANYLQLSAAPPGFANQSVTRVDPAKIASLMPGDAACILWSAPLPTGPTADMLQRYLSEGGQVVFFPPAQASELQFLELKWSPPQEAATGKFFILKDWNHDDGPLRDGADGTTIPAERLKAIRRQIPTGDAASLAKWDDGEAFLVRKIVDRGTAWFVASQPDYTWSNLGDADVLLPLVQRTVMAGGERFDASYLSHVGSEASKLQPGETRTRLDDYGTPDPANASWDAGIYKLGDRLIALNRPTAEDAPEIVSHEGIAASLDGTGYTLFEQAGKAADTSASRGMWKAFLCAVLFFLLSEAVLSLPKKSSRQPTASGRATTNA, encoded by the coding sequence TTGTCTTTCCTCCAACAGTCCCTGCTCTGGTTCACGCTCGCCGCGGCGATCCCGGTGATCATCCACCTGCTGAACAAGCGTCGCCACAAGACGATCCGGTGGGCCGCGATGCAATTCCTGCTGAAGGCGACCAAGGAATCGCGCGGAAAAAAGAAGCTGCGGCACATCCTGATTCTCACCTGCCGGGCTCTCGGGCTCGCCATGCTCGCGATTGCCGCGGCACGACCGGTGATGTCCGGCCTGCTGGGTTGGAATGCCGGTCGGGTGGACAATGTCATTCTGATTCTCGACCGTTCCGCGAGCATGGAGCTCCGCCCCGGCGACGGTTTCGATTCACGCCGGGCACAGGTGTTGGAGAAAGTGCGGAACACCTTCAAGGATCTCGGCGGCGCGCGGCTGGTGTTGATCGACAGCGCCAGCGGCCAGCCCCAGGAAGTCCCCTCTCCGGACGTGCTGCCGGATCTCACTGCGGCAGGCCCCAGTGATACGGCTGCCGATCTCCCCGCCCTGGCCACCCGTGCCGCGGAGTTTCTGACGGAGATCCAAGGCCGCTCCGAGGTATGGATCGCCACCGACCTCCAGGCGTCCAACTGGAAGGCTGCCGACGAACGCTGGGCCGCGGTTCGCGCCTCGCTGTCCTCCCTGCCATCGAAACCCTCGATCCGCGTGCTCGGCCTCACCGGCCCCACGGCCGCGAATACCTCCCTGCGGCTCGCATCCGCCCGCCGCATCGCCGATCAACTGGTGCTCGATCTGGAAGTCACCCGCGCGGAAGATGCCCGCGGTTCGGTGAATCTCCCTCTGACGGTGAATCTCAATGGTGCCCGCACCACCGAAACGCTCACCCTCACCGGTCAGGCGCTGAAGTTCCAAAAACGCATTACCCTGCCCTCCGGCAGCACCACCGGCCACGGCTGGCTGTCGATCCCGGCGGATGGTAACCCCCGTGACAATGCCGCGTTCTTTGCCTACGGCCCGGACCGGCCGGCGAAAAGCATCGTGGTGGCAGGCACCACTGAAACGGCAAACTATCTCCAGCTCTCCGCCGCACCTCCGGGTTTCGCCAATCAATCGGTGACACGCGTCGACCCCGCGAAGATCGCCTCGCTGATGCCCGGAGACGCAGCCTGCATTCTTTGGAGTGCGCCGCTACCCACCGGTCCCACAGCGGACATGCTGCAACGCTACCTTTCCGAAGGTGGCCAGGTGGTTTTCTTTCCACCCGCCCAAGCATCGGAATTACAGTTCCTCGAACTCAAATGGAGCCCGCCGCAGGAGGCCGCGACGGGGAAATTTTTCATCCTGAAGGATTGGAACCACGATGACGGTCCGTTGCGCGATGGGGCAGATGGCACCACCATCCCGGCGGAGCGCTTGAAGGCCATCCGCCGCCAAATCCCCACCGGTGATGCCGCCTCTCTGGCGAAATGGGATGACGGCGAAGCCTTTCTGGTGCGGAAGATCGTGGACCGCGGCACGGCATGGTTCGTAGCCTCACAGCCCGATTACACGTGGTCGAACCTCGGCGATGCCGATGTGCTCCTGCCCTTGGTCCAGCGCACGGTGATGGCCGGTGGCGAGCGCTTCGATGCCTCCTATCTCTCCCATGTCGGCAGCGAGGCTTCGAAATTGCAGCCCGGCGAAACCCGCACCCGGCTTGACGACTACGGCACGCCCGATCCCGCCAATGCCTCCTGGGACGCGGGCATCTACAAGCTGGGCGACCGTCTCATCGCATTGAACCGGCCCACCGCGGAAGACGCCCCGGAAATCGTCAGCCATGAAGGCATCGCCGCTTCATTGGATGGCACCGGCTACACGCTTTTCGAGCAGGCGGGCAAAGCCGCGGACACCTCCGCCTCCCGCGGCATGTGGAAGGCCTTCCTCTGCGCGGTGTTGTTCTTCCTGCTTTCCGAGGCGGTGCTGAGTCTACCGAAGAAGAGTTCTCGGCAGCCAACCGCCTCCGGTCGCGCCACCACCAACGCCTGA
- a CDS encoding DUF58 domain-containing protein, with protein sequence MKYDFLDSAMLARLGSLPVETRMPMLGNVAGKHRSPHRGSSVEFAEYRKYVAGDDTRRLDWKAYARSDRYYIKEFEADTNLRAYFVVDCSGSMAFSGKAEPKVQFARRIAASLSYLLVNQGDAAGLSVCTDKLHLEVPPSRRPAHLDRLFTTLGALEPSGETGLVPALHTIAEKIGQRALIVILSDLFTDTTQLAEALQHLRYRKHDVSVFHLMDPLEIGFDFDRPHRFVDMEDGTALVAEPTLIAEEYRSALHEFLKNVRETCHDANAGYRFVMTDMELEGLLRDFLMGRLRKRK encoded by the coding sequence GTGAAATACGACTTTCTAGACAGCGCGATGCTCGCGCGGCTGGGCTCGCTTCCGGTGGAAACCCGGATGCCGATGCTTGGCAACGTGGCGGGCAAGCACCGTTCGCCACACCGGGGATCGTCCGTGGAGTTCGCCGAATACCGGAAATACGTCGCCGGGGACGATACCCGCCGGTTGGATTGGAAGGCGTACGCCCGCTCGGATCGCTACTATATTAAAGAATTCGAGGCGGACACGAACCTGCGGGCCTACTTCGTGGTCGATTGCTCGGGCTCGATGGCGTTCTCAGGCAAGGCGGAGCCAAAGGTCCAGTTCGCACGCCGGATCGCCGCCTCGCTCTCCTACCTGCTGGTGAACCAAGGCGATGCCGCGGGTCTCTCGGTCTGCACGGACAAACTTCATCTGGAAGTGCCGCCGAGCCGCCGCCCCGCCCACCTCGACCGGTTGTTCACCACGCTCGGGGCTTTGGAGCCCTCCGGCGAGACCGGGCTGGTCCCCGCTCTCCACACCATTGCCGAGAAAATCGGGCAGCGCGCGCTCATCGTCATTCTCTCGGATCTCTTCACCGATACGACGCAGCTGGCCGAGGCCCTCCAACACCTCCGCTACCGGAAGCACGATGTCAGCGTCTTCCATCTGATGGACCCGCTGGAAATCGGCTTCGACTTCGACCGTCCGCATCGCTTCGTCGATATGGAGGACGGCACCGCCCTCGTCGCCGAGCCTACCCTGATTGCGGAAGAATACCGTTCCGCCCTGCATGAGTTCCTCAAGAACGTCCGCGAAACCTGCCACGACGCGAACGCCGGGTACCGGTTCGTGATGACGGACATGGAGCTGGAGGGGCTGTTGAGGGACTTCCTGATGGGTCGCTTGAGGAAGAGGAAATGA
- a CDS encoding AAA family ATPase — MESTVFDPSTQLPPDDVAAIDELGKTYQAFREELGKIIIGQEQVIEQLAISLFARGHALLMGVPGLAKTLLISSVARTFHLSFNRIQFTPDLMPADITGTDIIQESGVGGRREFEFVKGPVFANIVLADEINRAPAKTQSAMLEAMQENKVTVLGQTYTLQPPFFVLATQNPIEQEGTYPLPEAQLDRFMFLIEVGYPTADEERRIARETTGTQQADLNRLLDGEKVIAFQQLVRRVPVPEHLYDYAVRLVRKTRPDQPEAPNWIKECVGWGAGPRAVQYLILGAKSRAALRGAYMASLEDLEAVASPVLTHRVITNFAAESQGMTSKKIVERLLKDMRNE, encoded by the coding sequence ATGGAATCCACCGTTTTCGATCCCTCCACCCAGCTTCCACCCGACGACGTCGCCGCCATTGATGAGCTTGGCAAAACCTACCAGGCGTTCCGCGAGGAGCTGGGCAAGATCATCATCGGCCAGGAACAGGTTATCGAGCAGCTCGCCATTTCCCTCTTCGCCCGCGGCCACGCCCTGCTGATGGGGGTGCCGGGCCTGGCCAAGACGCTGCTCATTTCCTCCGTCGCCCGCACCTTCCACTTGTCCTTCAACCGCATCCAGTTCACTCCGGACCTGATGCCCGCCGACATCACCGGCACGGACATCATCCAGGAATCCGGAGTCGGCGGCCGCCGCGAGTTCGAGTTCGTGAAGGGTCCTGTCTTCGCCAACATCGTGCTGGCGGATGAAATCAACCGCGCTCCGGCCAAGACCCAGTCCGCAATGCTGGAGGCCATGCAGGAAAACAAGGTGACCGTCCTGGGCCAGACCTACACCCTCCAGCCGCCCTTCTTCGTCCTGGCCACCCAGAACCCGATCGAGCAGGAAGGCACCTACCCGCTGCCGGAAGCCCAGCTCGACCGCTTCATGTTCCTGATTGAGGTCGGCTACCCGACCGCCGATGAAGAGCGCCGCATCGCCCGCGAGACGACGGGCACCCAGCAGGCGGACCTGAACCGGCTGCTCGATGGAGAGAAGGTGATCGCCTTCCAGCAGCTGGTGCGCCGGGTCCCGGTGCCGGAGCATCTCTATGACTACGCGGTCCGCCTCGTCCGCAAGACCCGCCCCGACCAGCCGGAAGCCCCAAACTGGATCAAGGAATGTGTCGGCTGGGGCGCCGGCCCCCGTGCGGTGCAGTATCTTATTCTGGGAGCGAAATCCCGTGCGGCCCTCCGCGGTGCCTACATGGCGTCCTTGGAAGATCTGGAAGCCGTCGCCTCCCCGGTGCTCACCCACCGCGTGATCACCAACTTCGCAGCCGAATCCCAAGGCATGACCTCGAAGAAGATCGTGGAGCGGCTTCTTAAAGACATGCGGAACGAGTGA
- the rpsM gene encoding 30S ribosomal protein S13 yields MARILGIEIPNEKRIEASLPYLFGIGRPTAAKILDHAGIDPNIRTGQLTEEQLVKIAQVIQAEGIVIEGDLRREKQTQLKRLTSINCYRGIRHKRGLPVRGQRTRTNARTRKGKKKTVGVKK; encoded by the coding sequence ATGGCACGCATCCTAGGTATTGAAATTCCCAACGAGAAGCGCATCGAAGCGTCGCTTCCGTATTTGTTCGGCATCGGCCGTCCGACCGCGGCGAAGATCCTCGATCACGCCGGCATTGATCCGAACATTCGCACCGGTCAACTGACCGAGGAGCAACTCGTCAAGATCGCCCAGGTGATCCAGGCCGAGGGGATTGTCATCGAGGGTGACCTCCGCCGTGAAAAGCAGACGCAGCTCAAGCGCCTCACTTCCATCAACTGCTACCGTGGCATCCGCCACAAGCGCGGTTTGCCGGTTCGTGGCCAGCGCACCCGCACCAATGCCCGCACCCGCAAGGGCAAGAAGAAGACCGTGGGCGTCAAGAAGTAA
- the rpsK gene encoding 30S ribosomal protein S11 translates to MADEEITQDAAPAPEAAATPVAAPAPAAAEVPAEAPKKEQKRDIFAEIGGGEEEIKIHKAKGSKNVTRGIVHVTATFNNTLVSVTDANGNSIGWSSAGKMGFKGSRKSTAYAAQVVSQDACRQAMGHGLKEVEVRVKGPGSGRESAVRAVQGLGLEITAIKDVTPIPHNGCRPKKARRV, encoded by the coding sequence ATGGCTGACGAAGAAATCACGCAGGACGCCGCTCCTGCCCCCGAGGCTGCCGCCACTCCCGTGGCCGCTCCCGCTCCCGCCGCCGCGGAAGTTCCTGCCGAAGCTCCCAAGAAGGAGCAGAAGCGCGACATCTTCGCCGAGATCGGCGGAGGTGAGGAGGAAATCAAGATCCACAAGGCGAAGGGCTCCAAGAACGTCACCCGTGGCATCGTCCACGTGACCGCCACCTTCAACAACACCCTCGTCAGCGTGACCGACGCGAACGGCAACTCGATCGGTTGGTCGAGCGCCGGCAAGATGGGCTTCAAGGGTTCCCGCAAGAGCACCGCTTACGCCGCCCAGGTCGTCTCCCAGGACGCCTGCCGCCAGGCGATGGGCCACGGCCTGAAGGAAGTCGAGGTCCGCGTGAAGGGCCCGGGTTCCGGCCGTGAGTCCGCCGTCCGTGCCGTCCAGGGCCTCGGCCTTGAAATCACCGCGATCAAGGACGTCACCCCGATCCCGCACAACGGCTGCCGTCCGAAGAAGGCCCGCCGCGTGTAA
- the rpsD gene encoding 30S ribosomal protein S4, producing the protein MARYTGPRTKISRRFGVALFGPSKSLERRNFPPGQHGIRAGRKKKSEYAVALGEKQKLRFQYGVLEGQFRKYYEEAARRRGVTGTILLQLLELRLDNVIYRLGFGNTRQAARQLVNHGHILVNGRTVDIASYQTKPGDVVKVGPRPSSQQAALRAIDLTQSVPLVDWITVDREKLEGVVARVPERSDIDPQVNEQLIVELYSR; encoded by the coding sequence ATGGCACGTTACACCGGTCCCCGCACCAAGATCAGCCGCCGTTTCGGCGTTGCTCTCTTTGGTCCTTCCAAATCTCTCGAGCGCCGCAATTTCCCGCCGGGCCAGCACGGCATCCGCGCCGGCCGCAAGAAGAAGAGCGAATACGCTGTCGCCCTCGGCGAGAAGCAGAAGCTCCGCTTCCAATACGGCGTCCTCGAAGGCCAGTTCCGCAAGTACTATGAAGAAGCCGCCCGCCGTCGTGGTGTGACCGGCACCATTCTTCTCCAGCTTCTGGAACTCCGTCTCGACAACGTCATCTACCGCCTTGGTTTCGGCAACACCCGCCAGGCCGCCCGCCAGCTCGTCAACCACGGCCACATCCTTGTGAACGGCCGCACCGTTGACATCGCGTCCTACCAGACGAAGCCGGGTGACGTGGTGAAGGTCGGTCCGCGTCCGTCCTCGCAGCAGGCCGCCCTGCGTGCGATCGACCTCACGCAGTCCGTCCCGCTCGTCGACTGGATCACCGTCGATCGCGAGAAGCTGGAAGGTGTCGTCGCCCGTGTGCCCGAGCGTTCCGACATCGACCCGCAGGTCAACGAGCAGCTCATCGTCGAGCTTTACTCGCGCTGA
- a CDS encoding DUF488 domain-containing protein produces the protein MAHTISTYRYGEAIGLPGISLGVTRQPPRGIRREDYWKKGYCDVWLPVLAPSKELVKAYLGGGMTFATFSRRYRAEMKKGDARHVIDLVVAMAGKGPVHLGCFCEDESRCHRAVLQKLVMDAMRDLPKKSSVFKGYASPPCSMPEIAD, from the coding sequence ATGGCGCATACCATTTCCACCTATCGTTATGGCGAGGCGATTGGATTGCCCGGCATTTCGCTCGGAGTGACCCGTCAGCCTCCGCGGGGGATTCGCCGCGAGGATTACTGGAAGAAGGGGTATTGCGATGTCTGGTTGCCGGTGCTCGCTCCGAGCAAGGAGCTGGTGAAGGCCTATCTCGGGGGCGGGATGACGTTCGCGACATTCAGCCGCCGTTACCGGGCGGAGATGAAGAAAGGGGATGCCCGTCACGTGATCGATTTGGTGGTGGCGATGGCGGGAAAAGGCCCGGTGCATCTCGGGTGTTTCTGTGAAGACGAGAGCCGTTGTCATCGCGCGGTGCTCCAGAAACTGGTGATGGATGCGATGAGGGATCTTCCCAAGAAGTCGTCCGTTTTCAAAGGCTATGCGAGCCCGCCATGCTCCATGCCGGAGATCGCTGACTGA
- a CDS encoding DUF5077 domain-containing protein yields the protein MAPAVSELCRPAATTTSPHDKATFHVFANSPAVQPLFDPWGAFPEGSLLLKEKFNKQTERTELFTGMWKRESGYFPEAGDWEFFTVNADASKIESRGKLPACASCHEDIQKGDHVSKKYIIPTQLTGGRIMLHSSTAKTTGEKLHYEEIEKKNTLGFWTNPADWASWSFQVDRPGTFEIHVWQGCGKGQGGSEVSITSEGQTSTFTVEDTGHFQNFKERVVGKVTYKEPGPRTLEVRAKSKAAAAVMDLRQIILVPVTKE from the coding sequence ATGGCACCCGCCGTGTCCGAGCTCTGCCGCCCGGCGGCCACCACAACGTCACCTCATGACAAAGCCACTTTCCATGTCTTCGCCAATTCTCCCGCCGTCCAGCCCCTGTTCGACCCATGGGGGGCGTTTCCGGAAGGAAGCCTGCTGCTGAAGGAGAAGTTCAACAAGCAGACGGAACGCACCGAATTGTTTACCGGCATGTGGAAACGCGAGTCCGGTTATTTTCCGGAAGCGGGAGATTGGGAGTTTTTCACCGTCAACGCGGATGCCTCCAAAATCGAATCGCGAGGCAAGCTCCCCGCGTGCGCTTCCTGCCACGAAGACATCCAGAAAGGCGACCACGTCTCGAAAAAATACATCATCCCCACCCAGCTCACCGGAGGCCGGATCATGCTGCATTCCAGCACCGCCAAGACCACTGGAGAGAAACTCCACTACGAGGAGATCGAGAAGAAGAACACGCTGGGCTTTTGGACCAACCCCGCGGATTGGGCATCCTGGAGTTTCCAGGTGGATCGTCCCGGCACCTTCGAAATCCATGTCTGGCAGGGCTGCGGCAAGGGTCAGGGCGGCAGTGAAGTCAGCATCACTAGCGAGGGACAAACCTCAACCTTCACCGTGGAAGACACCGGGCATTTCCAGAACTTCAAGGAACGGGTCGTGGGCAAGGTCACCTACAAGGAACCTGGCCCTCGGACCCTGGAGGTCCGGGCGAAAAGCAAAGCCGCCGCCGCGGTAATGGATCTCCGGCAGATTATTTTGGTGCCGGTGACCAAAGAGTAA